From the Lathyrus oleraceus cultivar Zhongwan6 chromosome 4, CAAS_Psat_ZW6_1.0, whole genome shotgun sequence genome, one window contains:
- the LOC127138059 gene encoding chitinase 2, translated as MSEKRSETVRPIIYREYLLKHFPTTDCSKYNQVDFIIGFASEDYNPNGEGTGRFHPTWDLDTFSPEKLKKLKERYPHVRVVISIGGDIGTYSPFNPNEKKAWIATAVYSLTDIILGYDDRSSKSLIDGIDIHYGNIKSDDFSYCIGEVIKSLKNNPRLAINVVSIAAGEYTQSDYLKLYVEYRNYIDIVHYLFINWKYCMKDLVEFYKKLVAWYSHATVLPGYLNPSFPGDKAKEAVMYLVKHNLAPGFFTYPTDNDSSVGPSAPFSFEEDASKPI; from the coding sequence ATGTCTGAAAAGAGAAGTGAAACTGTGAGACCAATCATTTACCGTGAATACCTTTTGAAACACTTCCCAACTACAGATTGCTCAAAGTACAATCAAGTTGACTTCATAATAGGCTTTGCTAGTGAGGACTATAATCCAAATGGAGAAGGCACAGGACGTTTCCATCCTACCTGGGACCTTGATACTTTCAGTCCTGAAAAGTTGAAAAAACTGAAGGAAAGATATCCACATGTAAGGGTGGTGATAAGCATCGGAGGCGACATTGGAACTTATTCGCCATTCAATCCCAATGAGAAAAAGGCGTGGATTGCAACTGCCGTATATTCACTCACAGATATCATTCTTGGCTATGACGACCGCAGCTCTAAAAGCTTGATTGATGGTATTGATATTCACTATGGCAATATCAAATCGGATGACTTTTCCTACTGTATTGGAGAAGTAATAAAGTCGCTCAAGAATAATCCTCGTCTAGCCATTAACGTGGTGTCCATTGCTGCAGGAGAATACACCCAATCAGACTACCTAAAATTGTATGTGGAATACCGAAACTATATTGACATTGTTCATTACTTGTTCATCAATTGGAAATATTGTATGAAAGATCTTGTAGAATTCTATAAAAAACTAGTAGCTTGGTACAGTCATGCTACAGTCCTTCCAGGATATCTAAACCCATCTTTTCCGGGTGATAAAGCTAAAGAGGCCGTTATGTACCTGGTCAAACACAATTTGGCCCCTGGTTTTTTTACATATCCTACTGATAATGACTCTTCTGTTGGTCCTTCCGCCCCTTTCTCTTTTGAGGAAGATGCTTCAAAACCTATATAA
- the LOC127076314 gene encoding uncharacterized protein LOC127076314, whose translation MVGKGKVHNVSGVLLHTRELPAGCLKVSVDIAVEPNAALPYPSDDSDATTVHEAVGSFVAWPTNLICVGYETPTKSKSKENEVSNASAQQKKEVSNASARVKSSGAKKTVARKKPTAKYRSCLRTFIEMTDIPTGGVRNVHMEVGIFGFDYDQMIGNEDFMQVFGHEEIGVNVVNTYIR comes from the exons atggttggcaagggaaaagtgcataacgttagcggagtattactccacactagagagctccctgctggatgtttgaaggtatcagttgatattgcagttgagccgaatgcagcattaccatatcctagcgatgattcggatgcaacaacggtgcacgaagcagtaggttcgtttgttgcatggccgacaaacctcatatgcgtaggatatgag actcccacaaaatccaaatcaaaagaaaatgaggttagcaatgcctccgcacaacaaaaaaaggaggttagcaacgcctccgcacgggtaaaaagttctggtgctaagaagaccgtagctaggaaaaaacctaccgccaagtataggtcgtgcctcaggacatttatagagatgaccgatataccgaccggaggtgttcggaatgtacatatggaggtagggattttcggctttgattacgaccaaatgattggtaatgaagacttcatgcaagtttttggtcatgaagaaatcggcgtcaacgttgtcaatacatatattaggtaa